The following proteins are encoded in a genomic region of Mahella australiensis 50-1 BON:
- a CDS encoding ABC transporter substrate-binding protein, whose amino-acid sequence MRMIKKIVGFSLVSLLILSLLLSGCAKKEASTDNGKPAGSEGTPSSTGSDVAKPENQPVTLTWYQPISPPPDLQMVEDELNKQLKEKLPNTTLKLEFIDPGSYVDKMNMMMSAQQEMDIVWTSNWSNPYVPNVMKGAYKAIDDLVDKYMPKTKAAMPQYVWDSVKVNGKIYGVPNYQIIATPWGIRVVKELMDKYGLDVDNVKKLEDLEPFFEKLKANEPGIYPISVGTSKGGNNFRQVIPELAKYETIAGAPEFVACVDRTNNDLKVVNEYKLPEYKEFLAFVRDWYEKGYIRQDIASVTDESADVRNHKYAVFVPVVKPGGAVEMSSKDGIEYVEKILTEPWVPQAGGQPTINAISSTSKNPERAAMLLELVNTDKEFFNTLCFGIENVHYKKIQDNPVIVEPVPDSKYNPGVDWRFGNVFNAYYRKGQQPGTWEETDKLNREAKVSPMLGFTLNPDPIKNEIAAVTSVVNEYRILEKGAIDDWEAKLAEFQAKLDTAGAERIVQEVQRQLDEWKKTK is encoded by the coding sequence ATGAGAATGATAAAAAAAATCGTAGGCTTTTCACTTGTATCTTTGTTGATACTGTCGCTTTTGTTATCAGGATGCGCTAAAAAGGAAGCTTCGACCGATAACGGAAAACCTGCAGGTTCCGAGGGCACACCATCTTCGACGGGAAGCGATGTGGCCAAGCCGGAAAACCAGCCTGTAACGCTGACGTGGTATCAGCCTATCTCGCCGCCTCCGGATCTGCAGATGGTAGAGGATGAGCTCAATAAACAATTGAAAGAGAAGCTTCCCAATACCACACTCAAGCTAGAATTTATAGATCCAGGTTCGTATGTCGATAAAATGAATATGATGATGAGCGCCCAGCAAGAGATGGACATAGTGTGGACTTCGAATTGGAGTAACCCTTATGTCCCCAATGTCATGAAAGGGGCATATAAAGCTATCGACGACCTCGTCGATAAATATATGCCCAAGACAAAAGCTGCCATGCCGCAATATGTATGGGATTCGGTTAAAGTGAACGGTAAGATCTACGGCGTGCCGAATTACCAGATAATAGCCACGCCTTGGGGAATCAGGGTTGTAAAAGAGTTGATGGATAAATATGGCCTGGATGTCGATAATGTTAAAAAACTGGAGGACCTGGAACCGTTCTTTGAAAAATTGAAAGCAAATGAACCCGGCATCTATCCAATAAGCGTGGGCACTAGTAAAGGCGGCAATAATTTTAGACAGGTAATTCCTGAACTTGCTAAATATGAAACCATAGCCGGAGCGCCCGAATTTGTAGCATGCGTTGATAGAACCAACAATGATTTAAAAGTTGTTAATGAATATAAGCTGCCCGAATATAAAGAATTTCTCGCGTTTGTAAGAGATTGGTATGAAAAGGGGTATATAAGGCAGGATATAGCAAGCGTTACTGATGAGAGCGCTGATGTGAGAAATCATAAATATGCCGTTTTCGTACCGGTAGTGAAACCGGGTGGGGCCGTAGAGATGAGCTCAAAGGATGGAATAGAGTATGTTGAAAAAATACTAACAGAGCCGTGGGTTCCGCAGGCTGGCGGTCAGCCGACTATCAATGCCATCAGCAGTACATCCAAAAACCCGGAAAGGGCTGCTATGTTACTGGAATTGGTCAATACCGACAAAGAGTTTTTCAATACACTTTGTTTTGGTATAGAAAATGTGCATTATAAAAAGATACAGGATAATCCCGTGATAGTAGAACCTGTACCGGATAGCAAGTATAATCCCGGAGTGGATTGGAGATTTGGTAATGTATTCAACGCGTATTACAGGAAAGGGCAGCAACCGGGAACATGGGAAGAAACCGATAAACTTAACCGGGAAGCCAAAGTATCGCCTATGCTTGGATTTACATTGAATCCGGACCCCATTAAAAATGAGATAGCCGCCGTTACATCGGTGGTGAATGAGTATAGGATATTGGAAAAGGGCGCTATAGACGATTGGGAAGCGAAATTAGCGGAATTCCAAGCCAAGCTTGATACTGCAGGGGCGGAGAGGATCGTGCAGGAAGTACAGAGACAGCTCGACGAATGGAAAAAAACAAAGTAA
- a CDS encoding ABC transporter permease, producing MRQNSVTLKKSVNSTRPGKGLFKDIKKNGELLLLSAPAVILLFIFNYMPIYGIILAFKNYRYDLGIMGSQWVGFDNFEFFFKSQDAWRVTRNTVGLNALFIFVGLFCAVAFALMMFELRNRMAVKTYQTVFILPSFLSWVVVGYMTYAFLNPSLGILNKVLEMLGKESISWYTEPSYWPMILVIVHIWKVVGTDSIIYYAGLMGIDKELFEAARIDGANRWQITTRISLPSLAPLITIMTILAIGRIFRADFGMFYNLTMDSGMLYSTTDVIDTYVYRALKSLGDVGMSSAVGLYQSVVGFVLVMVTNAIVKRIEPDNALF from the coding sequence GTGCGGCAAAATAGCGTGACATTAAAAAAATCTGTAAATAGTACGCGGCCGGGCAAAGGACTGTTTAAGGATATAAAGAAGAATGGTGAACTGTTGCTCTTAAGCGCGCCGGCTGTAATACTTCTGTTTATTTTTAATTATATGCCTATATATGGCATTATACTGGCTTTTAAGAACTATAGATACGACCTTGGTATAATGGGAAGCCAATGGGTGGGATTCGATAATTTTGAATTCTTTTTTAAGTCTCAGGACGCATGGAGGGTTACAAGAAATACCGTTGGATTAAATGCGCTGTTTATTTTTGTGGGCCTTTTTTGCGCAGTGGCATTTGCTTTAATGATGTTTGAGCTCCGAAACAGGATGGCTGTGAAAACATATCAAACGGTATTTATACTGCCATCGTTTCTTTCATGGGTGGTAGTGGGGTATATGACGTATGCGTTTTTAAATCCCAGCCTCGGCATATTGAATAAGGTGCTTGAGATGCTTGGCAAAGAATCGATATCATGGTATACCGAGCCGTCATATTGGCCGATGATCCTGGTTATAGTGCATATATGGAAGGTTGTTGGGACCGATAGCATAATATATTACGCGGGTTTGATGGGCATAGATAAGGAACTGTTTGAAGCCGCAAGGATCGACGGGGCCAACAGATGGCAGATAACCACCCGTATATCGCTCCCGTCGCTTGCGCCTCTTATAACTATAATGACTATATTGGCAATAGGGCGTATTTTTAGGGCCGATTTCGGCATGTTTTACAATCTTACCATGGACTCCGGCATGCTGTATAGCACCACCGATGTTATAGATACGTATGTATATAGGGCATTGAAATCATTGGGCGATGTGGGAATGTCATCCGCTGTCGGCTTATATCAGTCGGTGGTGGGATTCGTCCTGGTCATGGTCACTAATGCTATAGTAAAAAGGATAGAACCGGATAATGCGCTGTTTTAA